The sequence below is a genomic window from Hydractinia symbiolongicarpus strain clone_291-10 chromosome 10, HSymV2.1, whole genome shotgun sequence.
tacgTGCctcaaaataatatttatatttccAACACGAAGAAGCCTGAAGTGGCACGAAAGAAAGATAAGGCACTCTTAGACACAAAGGTTCAAATGGGTAACCTACTTGAACCAGTTCCTGATTATATTCAAATAAGAGAGGCTGACAGCCCTACAGTTGGTGATTTTGTATGTGGTGGTTCCGCCGTACCAAATTGCTGTGCTTTTTATGTAGAGAATATCGCCCAAGCAAAGAAAATTTGTGATTCTTATCGCGATCAATGCGAAGGATTTGTTTTAAGCAGTTTAAGCGCATCGGCTGTAAAAGTGGAATATTCTGTTTACCTGAAGTCAACTGTGTCTGCCatgacaaaaaactttttaacagatttttttgtgaaaacgaaatttattaaaaatattggcTGGAGGAAAGCGAAATAAACATGTACTAAACAAAGCACTCAGATGCTAATTTGGAATGAGAAATTTACGTGGGATGTTTGTGGAGGAATAAAAGTTTGCGACATTTAAGTAAAAGACGTTCACATCATTACAGTAAATTACTATTCAATCAGGAGAAACATTCGCCAAACTAATTTTGTGACTTTCCAACAACCCTGATAAATCTTCAACAAACACAAACGTGCGAAATAAAGTAATGTCTGTTTTTGTCgagaataaagtttaaatttgtttatttgcgggaataaattttcgcgaataggTATTTATTCtatgttttaaatataaacTTTCGTGGATGCAACCAAAATTTGTTTGTTCGTGAAAGTCTTTTCTATTTGAAGTAACTGTTACgtgaaattttaatttgaaCCTCGTTCACAGGGTTATTTTTCACTTCTTAACATTAGGAACAAGAAGttaaaaaagagccctggggactaGGCTgatgtttttgtgtttattgggtttaaaaaattaattctcaaCAAAAGCCTTAATCTAGGCCTAACTTTTGCagatcactttttaaaaaacgttcgcggaaaaaacttttgcaaaaagagaaaaaatcctGAATTTTTCTGACGCCACTCAACCCGATTACCTTCTAACTAAGAAAAGCCAACTAAGCGCATGTTGGGAAGGAATGAAAAACATCAATCTTAATTTTTCTTATATCATGCAATTCTTTGCGACACACTATAATGCGAACTTGTTCTCcggcttcttttttttttgaaaaacattaaCGACAAGACGTAAATGTCGTAAAGTGCAAGCTACCATGAGTCTACTACCTATTTACGTGTACAGTAGACTGCTACTGCCACACAAAACCCCGGTAGCAATAAAAAATGGCGCGAAGAAATTTAACTTTAGGACATCTTAAAAAACACACACAGaaacgaaatttaaaaaataaatatcatgtattcataaaaaatatataaaatagacCTAAATGTATgaaattatataaaatgtatCTATATTAAAAATGACCGTATAAAAAAACCCATAAGTTAGCTgtcataaaatttatatataaaattaaagattttagTCCTAGTCCTCTTCCGACTAGTATTTGCTTTACGTCTTCATACTCTCTATTCATAAATGACCAAAGTTTCTTCCACATAATAGCAAACGACTTCAGAGTTCACCGTGCGTAACCTGTGGTACACTTGGAGAGCGGCTTTCTTCTTTCGGATTGATTTGATCGGCTTGCATTTTTGGCGCCTTACCAGATTTCTCGTTTTCAAGTTTTTGATGATACTTCTTCACATCCTCTCCTTGAATTGTCAACGTGTCTTCAGTATCGCTGACATATCCGTCATCGCCGATGTAATGTGTTGGGTAAATTAATAGCGGTTCTGCTGAGAGACCAATCAGATCGCGTGGCGAAAACCGTTCTTTTAACCAAGTGCTTAAAACGTAACCATTTGCATATGAGCAACAATAACAGCAAAACACACCAACAGCAGAATAAcaaacgacaacaacaaaaacaaaaataataacaacagcaaaaacaacaacaacaacaaccaacaataaacaacaataataaacaataacaaaacaacaacaaaaacaaaaacaataacagcaacaaacaaccacaacaacaacaacaaacaacaaagacAGCTTACTCAGGATGTTCATCAAACATGATAGGAATATATTCATCCACGGGCACCATTTTAGGAAGTGGGTTTCCATTGATCAATTTCTTCGCTCCACTCAAACGGATAACATAACCAAGTGTCCAGTAGGAATATTTTGCCCACACGATTTTATCGGAACCAGTGACGTAATGTTCAGGGTCGCGTGACATATGTTTACGTCCAAAATACCTTAAAAATGACGAAATTTCTATAGACATATATTAATATTGTCCTAAAGATGTGCTGAAATCTCCTTTTACCTTCAAAGTTTGTCGGCTAAAATTTTTGTCGCTCCTAAAATTCCttacttcaaaatttgccacTTAGGGTCTACCAAAAATTAAAGTTGAAAAGTAATTTGGACGTAGTAGTCAAGAGGTTGGCTAGGAATCTAATTCTTACGGAGCAAAATATCCAAAAACATTATACAGACTTTTTCTTGAATACTTAAAACTACATAAACTTTACaagatatttaatttttaagaatttgAATTAGCCTAAATCATTCTACATAATTTGTCTGTCCATAATTTCGTTGGCTTAAAAGTTTCAAGAGAATAAATCTCGCTGGTATACAATCTCGTGGATTCTTCTAGTTAAGTATCCCCAGCGTTATACAGGAAAGtggataaaaaaagtaaacaattgATTAAGTCTTACATAACATCCCAACTCAAATCCTTCAAAAGATCTTTGGACTGACGTACAACTTCGTCCATTTTGTGACGAAAGTTCGTTTCAAAACGAACGTCATCTTCTAAGACAAGAACGAACTCCAAATTTCTATCAATGATCTAAAAATATTATACAAACTTATTAGGAACGAACTCGACTAAAAATATGGAAAATTATATAAACGTGAATACAAAGACGAACGTTAGTATGCATTTTGATAGGCAAAAATAGATGGAGGACTTAGAGCTAAAAacctgaagaaaaaaattaaaagtgaaCTCCGAAGAAAGTGGCACACGTGAATACAAGTATAAACTTCTCTTATTAGTAGGTCAAGTAccacacagacagacaggcagGAGTtatcagacagacagacagacagacagacagacagacagacagacagacagacagacagacagacagacacgtAGACGCATGGTGAGCATTGTAACGTAGATGAACGCCTTCACAATTAATATTCTTGTTATGTTTTTTACTGATTTAGATTATGGCGAGATTTTTAGATTAAACAACAAACCCGCCTAagtatttcaaaaatataaGCTAGAGCAAAATGCTTgtgacaaacaaaaaaacaaaaaacaaacaaacaaacaaacaaacaaacaaacaagaaacaaaacaaacaaacaagaaaaaacaaacaaacaacaaaacaacaaaacaaaacaaacaaccaTACAAGCGTGTAATAAACTTTTACCTCTTTCCAAATATAATAATGACTCATAAAACATCCGATTTCTCCAAACGTGAGCGGTCTAAACAGAGAGGTATGATATTAATGAAAACAGAGGCACTGTTTTCTTTAACACTCCGTCTGTGCGAGTTTCTTCTGTTTGAGTTTCACAGTTATTACAAAAAGAACTAAGTAAACAGACTTGCTAACCCTCACGTATTTCTGTTATTGAATTAATacactattttaaaataaaataaacctaATTTTAATGTCCGGGTTTTTAAATAATTCCATGAAAAGCCTTGTATTTGGCTACCATTGTTTATTTTCGATCTAAGTTACTGTTTTATCCAGTGTTCAGATATTTAGTGGTAATCTACAATGTAGAGCTCCCACAAAttcttttaaacaattttgtgAAGGTAGCCTTTGTTTTCAAGGCACTCTTATGACTTTTTACAAGTGACTAAGGCACTAATAATATATTGTGCATTTTTTGTACATAAAACTAATataaatgacgtcattaaagtttagtttattttattttaaaatagtttattACAATTAATTCAATTTTAAAGAGTCTTTTTAAATGTCTAAATGTTATGAATCAACAACAAAGTTGAGATGAAAAGAAATTAAGGTTTGAAGTTAGCTTCTAAAAGAAATTTTAGAGGAATAATCCAAAATACGGGATGCTcaaagatgctctctaaaattATGAAGCACTAATCGTAAGGACAGGTTGTCAATTACAGCAAGATTAGAATTTACCTTTTTAAGTACGGATCTTCAAAGTCAACCATTGGCACCACACCCAGCTCATCAACTTTTTCCTGAGTAAAATTTCTAAACAATGAGATAAAAATTCACATTTTATTGCAGACTTattcaagaaaagaaaatatttaatattttatttaggaACATGAAAAATTAAGACCAATGAGTTTTAATTGCATATAAGGACCATTtcttaactaaaaaaaaaaataaaaaaaattagagcaACAAATTTTATGCCTAATCTAGATTTTAATCAAGAATTTCTAAGCTGCATGTACAATAAAATCCTAACTTTCCATCCACTGCTTCGAAATATTTCCATTTTAAACCTAATTCTTTCAAAGATAATTTCATTCGTTCATATCGGTCAGGTCTTCGCTTGAGATTTATCATAAAGATCTAAAAAACATAAGGAGAGATTATTCTACAACCCAAACAAAATAAGATGTTACATTCCCAATTTTGTGAGACTTTTGAAGAACTTGCTtcgtaaaatgttaaaaaaattactttacacAAGTACAAATTTACCGAAAACATACAAGCATGAAAAAGTAAAATTCCAGACAAATCATAAAAAGAGAAagctttgaaaaaaaatgtcatgaTCAAGCATTTTCCTACTAAATAAAATAACTAACACATTCTGGTCAAAGTTCTCTTCTCTGCTTTACCTCAGACATTCATTTTACTACAAGTATATCAAACTCACCTCATCAAATCCTGCATAAGTTGGTGTTGGAAATTCATATGGAACATTCTCGCTTCGGATAAGTGGTGGGTTAAAAGCTAAAAATTGTAACACAAAActtctttcaaaaattaaatctacgatttgaataaataaaacactctaatacaagtttttaaaatgtttatacTATACCCATATAGTCAATGAACGTGTCCACAAAGGTTTCCTTTTTGCCTTCCAAAGACATCGATGCTGGGTAAGTCTCCATTAAATATCCAAAATGATGCACATTGCAAATATGCAAGGGAATGCCTGGATAAAAAACAATGTTGATAcagaataatataaataaatataaataatacagaatgtCGAAAATATTGATTGTCATTAAGCTATTGATTAATTTGATTAAGTAAGGAAGTAAAAGTTGTAAGAGTTCTATACGCATAGTAGATAAATGTTGACAGCATAGAAGATAAAGAATGAAATCGAGAATTGACGTTTGCATTGCATATAATTTACAAAAACCAATATGCAACCTGCACGTTTTGCGGAATCAGCAAAAATGAGTATATCATCAAGTGCACCAGTGTAGGCCTCTTCTATTGGATAAAATTGCAACTTGTCTGTAGCATTATTTCGTAAATGGATTAGGTATGTCGAATGAACCATAGGGACTGGAAATGTTCCAACAAGTTCCCATCTCAGCATGGTGAAATACTCTGGAACTCTCTTATAGTAACCCTGAAAAAAATCTAATACATCTAATATGAGGAAGTATTTATCATGACCAATATGTGATAATTAGACATGCATAGGAATTCGAAGTCAAACTCACAGACAGTGAGACAGTCAGACAGACAACAGGTAAATATAATAGATTAATTGTTAGCATGTGGACAAATCTACGGGTTTGCGCATTGTACTATATCATGAGCGTTACTATTTTGTGCAGGTTCAGCATGAAAAGAGCAACTTAGCAACTATTTTGAACAGAAtgtggctattattatagagatgtggTTCAACAAAACAAAGAGCAGTTTACACTTACGTCTTCATTCACACCTCCCCAAAAATTGGAATACCCAGACTTCATGTCAAAAGTTCGAAACATAGGTGCAACAATAGTTCTAGAAAAttggaaaatgttttattttaagaCACCTGCATAAAGGGAGTGACAATTAATCTGTAttgaatacataaaaaattaaaaagaaagagcTTAATTCTACATACTTTTTTTGGTTTATTAGCTCAGTCAGGCTTTCTGGATCTAGCAGAAAATTGTCTCCATCGATAACCTGTACATATTTAAGGATGTTAAATAACTACTTTATAGCAATTGATAATGTCACATTTCTATTTGCATAAAAAGTATCCTTATAACTTATATAGAGCATTGAAGaatcctaaaaaaaataatttaatatctGAAAACGCATTTGACCCAAAAGCATTAGGCTACATATCAGTATTGGGCACTACAGACAAAAATCGCCTTAAAGTTAAAAGGCTTAGAgttgaaaatgtgttttttataaaaacaggaCATATATACAGTAAATTGTTCATTACCAAAAGATAATCTGCCCATTGGTTTCTTGCTTCATCCAAAACATTTTGTCTTAACTTTAATAAGTTCACATATCTTGACATTGTCCACTGATTAGGACCTCTAGCATCCTCATAAACGTGTGGCTGTTCTTCATGTTTAAGAATGATACGGTGATACAGGTGTTTCACGTTTTGTGTCCAAGCGGACAAAACATTAAATGTCCCATCCTCATTGTGGTCTGTTTGAAtactaaaagtataaaaagctgCTTATATACATGAAGTTTTTTAGGCTATCAGGCAAAATCTCATTGGAATCTAGAAGTAGAAATTAATAGTCAGTTGCAAAATTCATTCCAATGTAGTATACATTATGCTTAACCttacttgtgtcatttatttaGTAACTTTATCAATAATGGAAATGTTTCTTAATAATAGTTTCAGCATAATTGCATAAAATGTATTTAAATGTAATGAAACAATGCACAGTACACTTCCCATGGATGTCAATGACGTCtggaacaaaataaattatttctcATTATTtctcataaaaatttaaaagaaaatttagaatATAAATAAGATTTTGTAACTCACTTATCAGGTACAATAATGGAACTGTACTATGAAACATATCTGTATTGATACTGTGCTGATTTTTAACTATCAAATGGGGTTTTggctttatttgtttatttataggtCAAAATTGATGGCTTTATTAAAGGGAACCTGAGGTATTAAATGgcgttggacttatattatagagcttaaaaagttggttaacaagtctttttaaattttttaaagttcacatttatatattatatatatttttatatattcacatttaaagaattttagatttaattatattgcataaattatgatgtcatatttaaatactagcaaattttgacaatttctatcatcagtaattttagacctgttaagggatgtgcattgaAACTTCATTAATGCATAGATAATATataggtgaattgattaacagaaatttttttgccaGAGTGACACTCGTATGCTTGTTCCaggtttcttaaattttttccaaTGATCCAGTAACTCGAGATCTGCAACTTGAATGTAttatatgaatatatattttctacTTTTAATTAGAAAATAGGAGAAAATAGGCTTTTTGGGTAGTGAAATGTGCATGCTAGTGTAAAACCAAAATTTATATTGTACACATCTTCTCCACCCCTTAATGTCAAAACTAAAAGGTGTAATATTTAGGTGTTGTCAATATTTGAATGCACAAGTGCTCATATGTATGCTCGCATAGCATTAATTTGCTACTGTATTTAGGTTGCCTGATTTTGAATTAAATCAGCTGGTCTATATCTTAGCATTGTTTTCttggtttttttaaattggtttttGATTtgtcaatttgtttttttatatttacatctTGTTTTAGCCTGTAATGTTCCAATGAAACCATTTATTTACACAACAGAATAATGATGATTAATTGTTTTTAGGCAACTTCGCATTTATTTATTAGTATTTTCAAAGTAGCTAAAATTTCAACCTAAAATTATAATGTGTAATCACCTGGAATTATTCACTACAGCAGCAGCTTAATTTAACCAATTACAATAAATATTACAAGCAAAGAAAGATTGCTTATAACCCCATGTGATAAAGATTAGCTTAATGGCCTTTTAATTACATAAATTCTCATTATTTGACATTATTTTAGGTAGTTGTGAATAAGTGCTAATAATCTAAAATATGAGACCCTGCATACACTGTTATGTATTGTTTTAAATCTTGACTCTTTTAAAGTCAGGAAGTATAAAGGATTATTTTTGTATCTACAATATACATATCAACTCAAATAcgcttttgtttttatatacttttagaaAGGAAAACACACTTATAAATAACAATACACAgccacaaataaaaaaacaaaaaccaacaaccacaacaaaaaacaaaaaaacaaaaacctcaataaaaaacaaaacttaacACAAAAAACTTGAATTCTTGTAGGTTTGGCAGTtcatttgtttaaaatattaatctTTGAgcactattttaaaaaatgtaaaatatgggAATACAATGTTGTCTCATTTCTTAACTTTATCAATATTCTGTTTCCAATAACAGCCATatttaagctattttttcttggatCATCAGAATTATAGAATTGTGCAAATTTATACACTAAGTACAACTGCCTTTACAAGTAGTCAAACAATTgatgttttatgaaaaattgACCATGCAaatcaactgcagtgaaaatgtTTTACTTCAATTGAATATTAGAGTCAaactcttttaaaatttaaaaacttgaaaTACAATAAATCCTTGATCATATGGTATTAAAAATTTCCGAtcttatataatttttgttgataaatccaaatatgtcactgataaatccaaatatgtCCAAATATGTCCTTTTcccaaaaagttttgttttctcttttaaaatttgatgatgtTAAACCGGATCCAAGAGAATAGCTACCTACCAAACCTACCCTAGCAACACAAGGAGGGGTTACTAATTTACAATCCTTACCATATTGATATCCGGTCCTTCGGGTAATTCAGCCGTTCAATATATCCTAAAAACGTTGGCAGCGAATGTTCTTCATTCCTTGATATTATTGATATAACAACAGTGGGgtatttataataaattatGTCTTCAGTTCCATTGTCGTTAATGATTCCCTCAACTACACATAAgtagagaaaaaaaacaatcaataatttattaaaattagaatttaataacattttaaattttctgtgTAGTCGTTTCCCGAGCAGCACTTGTTTAAACTGTCTGGAATTGTCCTTGGTGGCGATTAAAAGCGtgtaatgtttacattttaaattcGCGAACACATGTCTGCGACGGCCACTAGCATTCTGTAAAATACATAATTTGCATCTCGATCATTTGCGGAAAGTAGGACAATTTTATTCTTGAAAACCTTGGATAAACAAGATCAGTCAAAACAACATCAAGAACAAAGCTGTTGTAAGCCATGATAACAAACACACACAACAAAGCGTTGTAAAGTATGTTTGACGAGTTTTTCAACGTATGTGTAAGTGGAGATTATGAAAAACTTGTTGAATTATTAGAAGTCGACGtagaaaaaccttttttaaaggcAAAATCTGAAGATGGTAAAACAGGGCTCGAATTGGCTTCTAGTTTTGGACACCTGAATATAGTCCAGGAACTTTTAAAAACTGGTGCACAAATTAATTCAGTATCAGATAGAGGTAAGATAAAATTTAATCTTTAAATGTTTAATCTAGCAACCAAACTTAGGAATAAAGTTTCTGGGTCCAGTCATAACCTACTCTATTTCTTCGCACTTGCTGTATTAGAAACTTTCCTTGTTTGATGATAGGTTATAGTTTAATTCATTGGGCAGCATGCTGGGGCCACCTTCATGTTGTGAAATATCTTGTTGATGCTGGCGCTCATATTTCCTGCAAAAACATTCACAATGAAACAGCAAAACAGATAGCAGAACGTTACAAAAGAAATGACTGCGTGATATATCTTGAAAAAGCTGGTAAGTCCACATTGTACCTGTGTCTTTTCTTTCTTCTCAGCTTCTATCTTCTGGCTAGCAACGTTTCCTTCACTTAGCAACCTTTCTAACTGTGGTACATTGTCTGTAATACGTACTTTTTTATATAGGCATAACAATATATTTGAATATTCAGGTGCAGGTGAATTTAAGCTTTGGCACACCCTTCTGATGTGTGTTTTTCCACCTTATTTGTATtgtaattaaaacatttaataccTACGCTGTCTGAACTTGGTCTTGTGTAATTATACCTTTAGTTTTGTGTCTGTTCTTGTAAAGCTAAAAAACGGGGCAATTTTATCAGAACGATATGGCTCATAAgacaatgtttaatttttttatttgctacTCCAATAGCATAACATAAACATACGCTAAGCTTGGTTGTGTCTTTTGTATAAGGATATCCCAGCCTAATTTCTAATTTTCATTTGCTTGTAACGTTAAGTTGGTGTAGTTTTAAGACTGTGTAATTGTACGATTGCATTACATCACTCGGATTTCTTTCTCACCATCTAGAAACCACCACCCAATAcccttataaaaaacatgtatattGTGAACATTGtcctcaatatttttaacagaattttcaaaaaacacttTTTCTGGCCAATCCACTTTTATTATTGTGTCAACGGCCCTGTATTTTACAAAAACGTCTAATAAACCTTTTATAATTAACACCTATGCCTATCGcaaagaaaattaattcccttgaaTTCATGATTTTTTCTGACTCGCGTTTCATTTATTGTGTTAAACTACTTAAAGTACACAAAAGGTAGGCCCagcgaaatattttaaaaaattttcaatttttgcaatttttttcttcgttcCGCGAGAAAAAATTTTCAGATGACTCAAGTGTTTACAAAATTTACatcggaattaattttcgccacCGATAAGAAAGAAAAGCGACTTATGATACAAACACTAGtagcaaaacaaaaaacgtAACAGTGTGAATAATGCGATCGTAATTTATGATGATTAAAGAAAATAGTCTTCTTATTTTAGTAAGAGTTTTTTATGGTATCATCCTATCtctttcctatttattcagtcgGTGCAAGTAATACAAAAACATTATTCCCAAAATACGTTGAAATGGGCTATTTGCTAAAGTTAATTGtcgtaaaaatgttttaactggGGGAAAATGTCATCATGTTACAAAAGAATGCTTTAATtttaggaaaacatttttgccttATATCGcgtattttcataaaatatgcaaaaataagtcccgtcaacaatatttttttatcccaaccgcaaaaataaatctcggcgagaaatattttttcgtcAACCACGTACGTaaagaaaattagtttttgtctGATGTTTTAAGATAAAATATACTATGGGCGTCGCAAGGTGGGAAATGTGTAATGACTAAAACACAGGTCTCGATAAAGTAATTTCAGAAAGTTCGAGTTAACAAGAAAACAATTGTGTACGGTTTCTACGATGTTTGACTTCTAAGATATTCGAGTTTTCAAGATTGCTTCTCCTTATTCCCGAGtaaaaaagttcgagttatcaaAAAGATTGAGTATTTAAGAGTTAAATGTACTAACATTAGGcccaatattatttttttctaacgaACTTttagcattaaaaaaataaggaatgTTTTTTGGGCATCTACTTCTTTAGTTCTACATTTATTAGGAGTTTTTTTTCAGCATAGTCTATAGACTATGTTTTTCAGGAATTGACGGAGTATAAAAGATTCGACattgatttttttctaaattacgTGCTTTGCGTGCTCACGTGTCTATTGCTTTGCACAAATGTTAAGGTTCATTCAGTAAGCTGCACgcagaataataataaaagcaCCTTGTTATTCACGACAATATTTCATTACTATCATCCCGTTGATTCTAACTAAGGTTAACTAAGCGACAATAATTATTCTACTAAACGGAGGAGCACCCCAAGACAGGTAACCAAAAGAACCTCTTTAATGAAAGTATATATCGTAAATGAACGAAGGAGAAGAGAAAAATGCCGCGACGGCCTGACTAGGTAGGTCATTTAAGGCACATGGAATATGAAGGCATATAAAACATTAAGGCGTCAAGGCACATAATTTAGGAGACTCCTGTTGagatataaattttgtttttagaacTTCTTTTCGAGCTGAAGCGTCTGGCAACAAGTTATAAAGAAGTGATTGCTGATCCCGAAAAGAACATGGGGAAATTAACTAAGGAGGATAAAATTCACGGGAACAGATATTGCGATGAGAAAATATATTGGATAGAAAATAATCGAGACATGGCTAGTGCGCAACAAATTTCGGATAAAATAAACGAGTTAAAAGAGCAACTTCGTGATAGCATGAGTAAACTTGATGACTCCTGATGCTTTATGCCCACCTAATTTTCGCTGTTAATAGTGTCATTCTTTGTAAATATTCCTTATCAAGCAAGTACATATTTCAGtttcaaatttaattatttaaaacttcCACCTTTCGCAAGCAtttatttttacagtttttcACAAACCCAAATATTTGCGACTTATCTGAAAAATTGTGATATTTTTACGACAGATAATTTCGCAAATCAAGGTCTTTAAAATAGCGCATTTTTTATCCCGATTCAATGTTTTAAAATCTACCATATTACATGAAATTAATTAAGCATGAAATTAATGCGGTTTGCCTCTAACCGCGTTGATTTCATATACGCAGTAAGTGATAAGCGTTCATTTCGTGAACGTCAATTTTGCGCAAAAATTGTAACTTGAGCCATCAGGTTCTTTTCTTGcttatttaaaatacttttatttctgAAAGCTTACTAAAATTGATGAATCTTCGGTATCTGCAATTAATTCTGCAAATTTCGGAAAAACGAGATTTTGGGCGACAAGGCATTCTGCAAGCATTTTGGGACTACTTATCAGCAAAAAAACTGAAGTCTTTTTACACCTTGACTGCATTGGTCTGATGAACACAGAAGAAAAGTATGGGAGTATAAAATTCtaaatatgtattttaaaaaagttcttcagACTTTCCCTGAACTCAGTAATTTATTTGTGTTGGTATTTCATTAAAAGCAGATTTGGCGTTTCATTAAAACCAGATTGAGACCTTAAaattgtagttttgaaaacgcAACATAATTTCAAGATTAATAAGAAGTTCAGGAACGTGCaaagttcaaaaaatatttttagctatctatataatattaaaattctTATATACACATCACACGCGGAAAAAACATTTCGGGAAAGGTTAAATTTCGTAGATCATAACCACAAGCAGATAGGAACGTCGTTTTCAACCCCGTTCCTAGGTCCCATATAACACACCCCAAAAATTGGCAGAGTTCACTTGTTAAAGTTCATAGAAATATAAGGACTTGTTGGTTACCACAAAAATCTTGATTCATGTTAATTACTACATGCTCCGTTTACTTGAACTCCTAGATGTTTTTGGGTCGGACGACGGAGGGAGGGGGTGCTCCACAATGCGGGAAATCTGGAAACCGCGTTGGACAATTCATATGCCAAATAAAGCTCTCGTGGCCTACCGCTTGTGGAGAATCAGTTAGTTCATGTAATTTGGCAATTTAAATAAATGggcaaaaacggctattttttgaaatgtttattCCGTAGTTGTACGTGAC
It includes:
- the LOC130612529 gene encoding ankyrin repeat domain-containing protein 45-like; translated protein: MFDEFFNVCVSGDYEKLVELLEVDVEKPFLKAKSEDGKTGLELASSFGHLNIVQELLKTGAQINSVSDRGYSLIHWAACWGHLHVVKYLVDAGAHISCKNIHNETAKQIAERYKRNDCVIYLEKAELLFELKRLATSYKEVIADPEKNMGKLTKEDKIHGNRYCDEKIYWIENNRDMASAQQISDKINELKEQLRDSMSKLDDS
- the LOC130612528 gene encoding procollagen galactosyltransferase 1-A-like, whose protein sequence is MLLNSNFNKLLIVFFLYLCVVEGIINDNGTEDIIYYKYPTVVISIISRNEEHSLPTFLGYIERLNYPKDRISICIQTDHNEDGTFNVLSAWTQNVKHLYHRIILKHEEQPHVYEDARGPNQWTMSRYVNLLKLRQNVLDEARNQWADYLLVIDGDNFLLDPESLTELINQKKTIVAPMFRTFDMKSGYSNFWGGVNEDGYYKRVPEYFTMLRWELVGTFPVPMVHSTYLIHLRNNATDKLQFYPIEEAYTGALDDILIFADSAKRAGIPLHICNVHHFGYLMETYPASMSLEGKKETFVDTFIDYMAFNPPLIRSENVPYEFPTPTYAGFDEIFMINLKRRPDRYERMKLSLKELGLKWKYFEAVDGKNFTQEKVDELGVVPMVDFEDPYLKRPLTFGEIGCFMSHYYIWKEIIDRNLEFVLVLEDDVRFETNFRHKMDEVVRQSKDLLKDLSWDVMYFGRKHMSRDPEHYVTGSDKIVWAKYSYWTLGYVIRLSGAKKLINGNPLPKMVPVDEYIPIMFDEHPDTWLKERFSPRDLIGLSAEPLLIYPTHYIGDDGYVSDTEDTLTIQGEDVKKYHQKLENEKSGKAPKMQADQINPKEESRSPSVPQVTHGEL